The Bacillus sp. F19 DNA segment ATCGCATCTCCTTACTTTGTGCCGGATGAAGATATTCTTTCAGCCTTAAAGATAGCTTCATTAAGCGGTGTAGACGTAAGGCTGCTTGTGCCGAAGCGTCCAGATAAAAAAATCGTCTTCTATGCGTCAAGGTCTTATTTCCTGGAATTGCTTGAAGCTGGTGCGAAAATTTACGAATATGAAAAAGGCTTTATGCACAGCAAGATTGTCATTGTTGATTATGAGCTTGCTTCTATAGGAACAGCAAATATGGATATGAGAAGCTTCCATTTGAATTTTGAAGTGAATGCCTTTCTTTACCGGACAAGAAGCACGCAAAAGCTTGTCGATGAGTATGAGCGTGATCTCAAAGTATCCCATGAAATTATCATGGATGAATTCAACAAGCGCCCTTTCAAACAGAAGCTTTATGAATCAATGTCCAGACTGCTTTCCCCCTTGTTATAATTTGATGAGACATGCCGTTTATGGTATGTCTTTTTTTTGGCGGAAGTATAAAATTTACACGCTTTGATGTCTAGCGCAGAATCCTCGGTCAGAATGGCTCCGCCAAAAAAGTCAAACCTTATCTGCCTTTTGAATTTGAATATGACGCTTTTTTCTTATATAAACTTTCTATATAATGAAGATGATCATAAGATGGGAGATGATGTAAAGTTATGCTAGTTGCCAAAACCGGCAAAGGAACCATAATTAATCTTTCGGACAAGCGATGGGAAGCAAAGATCCTTATGCAATTAAGAAGGGAAGAGGCCTTCTACTGTCCTGTGTGTGAAAATCCGCTTGATTTAAAGATTGGCAGCATCAAAGTCCATCATTTTGCACATCAAAAAAATAAAACGTGCACTATAGAAACCGAGCCTGAAAGCGAGTACCACCTGAATGGGAAGCTCCAGCTTTATAAGTGGCTTCAGGGACAAGGAGTCCAAAGTGCAAAGCTCGAACAATACCTGCCAAGAATTTCTCAGCGCCCTGATGTGCTTTTTAAAAACAGAAATAAATACACTGCTGTAGAATATCAATGCTCAGTCATTCCTGCTTCTCTTTTTTCAAAAAGAACCAGTCATTATAAAAAAGCCGGCATTGATGAGATGTGGATATTAGGCGGTAAAAATACTGCAAGGTTAAGCAGTCATACCTTTCGCATTTCCCCTTTTCAGTGGCTGTTTGCAAGAACAGGTGAAGAGCCTCTTGATCCGCCGTTTATACTTACGTATTGTTCTCAAGTGCAGGCATTCCTCCTGATTGAACACCTCATTCCTTTTTCAAAACAAGTCTTCTTCTCCATTCCAAGATATCTGCCTCTAAATCAAACCGCCATTTCTGATCTTCAAAGTCCAAAACCGCATTCTATTAAGTCCCATCTTTCAAAGTGGATTCACCTCATCAAATCACATCGTTTAAAACCGGCTATACATCTTCATAGGGAAATGATCCTGCTGCAGAAAGAACTTTATGAAAAGAAGCAGACTCCGATTACCCACCTTCCTGCAGAAGCCTTTCTTCCAATCAAAACCAGCTATCTGTTTGATTCACGCATCTGCCTTTGGCAAACCAAAATTCTCTTGTTTATAGATCAGATCCAAACACACACAATTTTTACTCTTGAAGAGGTTAAAAGGGAAATAAGGACAGATCCATCTACTAAAGTCCGTGATCTTTCCCATTTAAAGCATCTTACAATTGGGGCTCCAATCCGTGAATATTTGGAGACATTATCTTTCATGGGCATGCTTCAGCGTGTAAATAAAAACAAATATGTGAAACAGAGAGAAATTACATGGCAGAGTGCACCTGCTGATTTATTAAAGAGAGATGAACTTGTTATGAAGCAATTTACTCAATATAAATGATTTGCATGAACAGGGTAAGGACGAAGCAACCTATGAAAGAGAGAATATGAATGGAGGAATGATGATGTTTTATAAAAAAAGACGGAAAAGCAATCTATTTGATTACACCTTAACAGCTGTCAGCACAGGAGCCATTGCATACCTGATGACGAAGTCAATGCGAGAAAATGGAGAGAAGGATGTCGACAGCCGTCAGGACTTGTCTGATATGCAGGGAAAATAGCAAGACTCTTAGATTGATTTGCAAGAAAATATAGAATATTATTGGGTTAATCATGTTTAAAGGGGGATTTAGATAACTATGGCAGAACAAACAGCCGTTAAAACATTGCCGAAACGAACAGAAATCGCTGTCGAAGATACATGGAAACTTGAGGATATTTTTGAAAATGATGAAGCTTGGGAAGCAGAGTTTAAAGAAGTGAAAGCTGCCCTGCCTAAAATCGGAGAATTTAAGGGCAAACTCGGAGATTCAGCAGATGCTTTTCTAGAAGCACTTACATATCAGGATACTGTGATGGAGAGATTAGGAAAGCTTTATACATATGCCCACATGAGATACGATCAGGACACAGGGGATTCACACTATCAGGGCTTAAATGACCGAGCATCAAACCTTTACACACAGGCGAGCAGTGTTTCGTCCTACATTATTCCTGAAATTTTATCA contains these protein-coding regions:
- a CDS encoding competence protein CoiA, which gives rise to MLVAKTGKGTIINLSDKRWEAKILMQLRREEAFYCPVCENPLDLKIGSIKVHHFAHQKNKTCTIETEPESEYHLNGKLQLYKWLQGQGVQSAKLEQYLPRISQRPDVLFKNRNKYTAVEYQCSVIPASLFSKRTSHYKKAGIDEMWILGGKNTARLSSHTFRISPFQWLFARTGEEPLDPPFILTYCSQVQAFLLIEHLIPFSKQVFFSIPRYLPLNQTAISDLQSPKPHSIKSHLSKWIHLIKSHRLKPAIHLHREMILLQKELYEKKQTPITHLPAEAFLPIKTSYLFDSRICLWQTKILLFIDQIQTHTIFTLEEVKREIRTDPSTKVRDLSHLKHLTIGAPIREYLETLSFMGMLQRVNKNKYVKQREITWQSAPADLLKRDELVMKQFTQYK